A single Candidatus Polarisedimenticolaceae bacterium DNA region contains:
- the nrfH gene encoding cytochrome c nitrite reductase small subunit, translating into MTRSALWAAVFGALVGSFAAAVGYTAHYARATSYLSEDPKACINCHVMNEQYDGWSRSPHHARATCNDCHVPHSSIFAKYYVKAEHGYRHSKLFTLNSFHEPIRANAASHAVVIANCIRCHEAMTREIRLAAPGSSAHTVSGGIDCIRCHAAVAHGPTR; encoded by the coding sequence ATGACCCGCTCCGCTCTGTGGGCTGCCGTCTTCGGCGCGCTCGTCGGATCGTTCGCCGCCGCGGTGGGCTACACCGCCCATTACGCTCGGGCGACGTCTTATCTCTCGGAAGATCCGAAGGCCTGCATCAACTGCCACGTCATGAACGAGCAGTACGACGGCTGGTCGCGCTCGCCGCACCATGCGCGCGCCACGTGCAACGATTGTCACGTCCCGCACAGCTCGATCTTCGCCAAGTACTACGTGAAGGCCGAGCACGGCTACCGCCACTCGAAGCTCTTCACGTTGAACTCGTTCCACGAGCCGATCCGCGCGAACGCCGCGAGCCATGCGGTCGTGATCGCGAACTGCATCCGTTGCCACGAGGCGATGACGCGCGAGATCCGGCTCGCCGCCCCGGGCAGCTCGGCGCACACCGTCTCGGGCGGCATCGACTGCATCCGCTGCCATGCCGCCGTCGCCCACGGCCCCACTCGATGA
- a CDS encoding tetratricopeptide repeat protein, with translation MPPLRKAGVAALLAALTIAAFFPVLEAGFTNYDDDVYVTANPNVQHGLDLRAIEFAFTSTRAANWHPLTWISHTLDWTLFGDRPAAHHAVSLLFHVANVVILFLLLDAMTGALGPSALAAALFAVHPLHVESVAWIAERKDVLSTLFGLLAIAAYVRYFRAPSAGRIAIVALFMAIGLLAKPMLVTLPFILLLLDEWPLRRDEESIWQVRVVEKLPLFVLSAASAAITYQTQHAGGAVASWERIPLDVRIGNAFWSIAAYLGKAVWPRSLAVFYPHPGASVFPWRALIGLAVVLAITALVSWQRGRRPHLLVGWLWFLVTLVPVLGFVQVGKQGMADRYMYLPSIGLFIAVAWMGRRVLVAGIPIVLALAVATFAQAKIWHDSVSLFTHAIEVAGPSATMCVDLGAAYEARGEIAAAREQYEKAIALDPGNRAAENRVAGLLAHEGKLDESVLHYLHVLERQPGDPETLSNLGIVWAKQGRLLDAIANFKKALAAHPQDPATIHTNLGNALLLSGRPAEAAMEYRESLRLVPGDRETEANLKVALERTRQ, from the coding sequence GTGCCGCCGCTGAGAAAGGCCGGCGTCGCGGCGCTGCTCGCGGCGCTGACGATCGCCGCGTTCTTCCCCGTCCTCGAGGCCGGTTTCACGAACTACGACGACGACGTCTACGTCACGGCGAACCCGAACGTCCAGCACGGGCTCGATCTCCGTGCGATCGAATTCGCCTTCACGTCGACCCGGGCCGCGAACTGGCATCCCTTGACGTGGATCTCCCACACGCTCGACTGGACCCTCTTCGGCGACCGGCCCGCCGCGCACCACGCCGTGAGCCTCCTGTTCCACGTCGCGAACGTCGTCATCCTCTTCCTGTTGCTCGACGCGATGACCGGGGCGCTCGGTCCGAGCGCGCTCGCCGCGGCGCTCTTCGCCGTGCATCCCCTCCACGTCGAGTCGGTGGCATGGATCGCCGAACGGAAGGACGTCCTCTCGACCCTCTTCGGTCTCCTCGCGATCGCCGCGTACGTCCGCTATTTCCGGGCGCCGTCGGCGGGCCGGATCGCGATCGTCGCGCTCTTCATGGCGATCGGCCTCCTCGCGAAGCCGATGCTGGTCACGTTGCCGTTCATCCTCCTGCTCCTCGACGAGTGGCCCTTGCGGCGGGACGAGGAATCGATCTGGCAGGTGCGCGTCGTCGAGAAGCTCCCGCTCTTCGTCCTCTCCGCCGCTTCGGCGGCGATCACCTACCAGACCCAGCACGCAGGAGGCGCCGTCGCGTCGTGGGAGCGCATCCCGCTTGACGTCCGCATCGGGAACGCGTTCTGGTCGATCGCGGCCTATCTCGGCAAGGCCGTCTGGCCAAGGAGCCTCGCCGTCTTCTACCCGCACCCGGGAGCGTCCGTGTTTCCATGGCGCGCCCTCATCGGCCTGGCGGTCGTTCTCGCGATCACGGCGCTCGTCTCGTGGCAACGCGGGCGCCGTCCTCATCTCCTCGTCGGTTGGCTCTGGTTCCTGGTGACGCTCGTCCCGGTGCTCGGCTTCGTGCAAGTCGGCAAGCAGGGGATGGCCGATCGCTACATGTACCTCCCGTCGATCGGCCTCTTCATCGCCGTCGCCTGGATGGGGAGGCGCGTGCTCGTGGCAGGAATTCCAATCGTTCTCGCGCTCGCCGTCGCCACCTTCGCGCAGGCGAAGATCTGGCACGACTCCGTCTCGCTCTTCACGCACGCCATCGAAGTCGCCGGACCGAGCGCGACGATGTGCGTCGATCTCGGCGCGGCTTACGAAGCTCGTGGCGAGATCGCGGCGGCTCGCGAGCAGTACGAGAAGGCGATCGCGCTCGACCCCGGCAACCGCGCCGCGGAGAATCGAGTCGCCGGCCTGCTCGCGCACGAAGGAAAGCTCGACGAATCGGTGCTGCACTACCTCCACGTCCTCGAACGCCAGCCCGGCGACCCCGAGACGTTGAGCAACCTCGGCATCGTCTGGGCCAAGCAGGGCCGTCTCCTCGACGCGATCGCGAACTTCAAGAAGGCGCTCGCCGCGCACCCGCAGGACCCGGCGACGATCCACACGAACCTCGGGAATGCGCTCCTGCTTTCGGGGCGCCCCGCGGAAGCCGCGATGGAATATCGGGAGTCGTTACGGCTCGTGCCCGGCGACCGCGAGACCGAGGCGAATCTAAAGGTAGCGTTGGAGCGAACTCGCCAGTAA
- a CDS encoding methylated-DNA--[protein]-cysteine S-methyltransferase, whose amino-acid sequence MNTHTLPDDDTLYRALTSKDPEFDGVFFTGVRTTGIFCRSICTAKKPRRENVVFFPTAREALLAGFRPCRVCHPMTTRELFPGEMKAFLAELERNPAMRLTDADLKARGVDPVALRRWFKRNHGLTFQGYLRALRIGAAFGQIAEGERPLDAGFATGWDSASAFADAFKKLTGSSPAEARGKTLVKVTRLASPLGPFLAGATDQGVCLLEFVDRRMLPTQLTRIQRRYGMAPIPGSSPHFGPLQKELDAYFAGRLKEFTVPLDFAGTPFQEKVWSALRTIPYGATRSYGEQARQIKMPEAVRAVARANGDNRISIIIPCHRVIGADGKLTGYGGGLWRKQWLLEMERRNA is encoded by the coding sequence ATGAACACGCACACGCTCCCCGACGACGACACCCTGTACCGGGCCCTGACCTCGAAGGACCCCGAGTTCGACGGGGTCTTCTTCACTGGCGTCCGCACGACCGGGATCTTCTGCCGATCGATCTGCACGGCGAAGAAGCCGCGCCGCGAGAACGTCGTCTTCTTCCCGACGGCGCGCGAGGCGCTCCTCGCCGGCTTCCGCCCGTGCCGCGTCTGCCACCCGATGACGACGCGCGAGCTGTTCCCGGGGGAGATGAAAGCGTTCCTCGCCGAGCTCGAGCGGAACCCCGCGATGCGCCTGACCGATGCGGACCTGAAGGCGCGCGGCGTCGATCCGGTCGCGCTCCGGCGCTGGTTCAAGCGGAACCACGGCCTCACGTTCCAGGGTTACCTGCGCGCGCTCCGCATCGGCGCGGCGTTCGGGCAGATCGCGGAAGGCGAGCGGCCGCTGGATGCGGGGTTCGCCACGGGTTGGGATTCGGCCAGCGCCTTCGCCGACGCGTTCAAGAAGCTCACCGGGAGCTCGCCCGCCGAGGCGCGTGGAAAGACCTTGGTGAAGGTGACACGTCTCGCATCGCCGCTCGGGCCGTTCCTCGCCGGCGCGACCGACCAGGGCGTCTGCCTCCTCGAGTTCGTCGACCGGCGCATGCTGCCAACACAGCTCACCCGGATTCAGCGTCGCTACGGTATGGCGCCGATCCCCGGATCGAGCCCGCACTTCGGTCCGCTCCAGAAGGAGCTGGACGCGTACTTCGCCGGGAGGCTGAAGGAGTTCACCGTCCCGCTCGATTTCGCGGGCACGCCGTTTCAGGAGAAGGTCTGGTCGGCGCTGCGCACGATCCCCTACGGCGCGACGCGCTCGTACGGCGAGCAGGCGCGGCAGATCAAGATGCCCGAGGCGGTCCGGGCGGTCGCGCGCGCGAACGGCGACAACCGGATCTCGATTATCATCCCGTGCCATCGGGTCATCGGAGCCGACGGGAAGCTGACCGGCTACGGCGGCGGGCTGTGGCGGAAGCAGTGGCTCCTCGAGATGGAGCGCCGGAACGCGTGA
- a CDS encoding GNAT family N-acetyltransferase: MTEFEIRPARRDDLPQASLLAAELVRLHHGFDALRFMIFEPIAPGYERFMASLLGRKDAVVLVAIQDGSVVGYLIATLEDRDWSDLRDACGKIHDVYVAEGARGKGIASALCREALERMAAMGAPRVVLMTAWQNEGARKLFGALGFRPTMVEMTRESESPTRRS, encoded by the coding sequence ATGACCGAGTTCGAGATCCGGCCGGCGCGCCGCGACGATTTGCCTCAGGCCTCGCTGCTCGCGGCCGAGCTGGTGCGCCTCCACCACGGTTTTGATGCGCTGCGTTTCATGATCTTCGAGCCGATCGCGCCCGGCTACGAGCGCTTCATGGCCTCCCTCCTCGGCCGCAAGGACGCCGTGGTCCTCGTCGCGATCCAGGATGGCAGCGTCGTCGGCTATCTCATCGCAACGCTGGAAGATCGCGACTGGAGCGACCTGCGCGACGCCTGCGGGAAGATCCACGACGTGTACGTCGCGGAGGGCGCGCGCGGGAAGGGGATCGCCTCGGCGCTGTGCCGGGAAGCGCTCGAGCGGATGGCGGCGATGGGAGCGCCTCGCGTCGTCCTGATGACGGCGTGGCAAAACGAGGGGGCGCGCAAGCTCTTCGGTGCCCTCGGCTTTCGCCCGACGATGGTCGAGATGACGCGCGAGTCCGAGTCCCCTACGCGTCGATCGTGA
- a CDS encoding YciI family protein, translated as MKYLLLIYGNEGDWATMSEEEQGKSYQEYMEYTQDIYKKGQYIAGEALQPIATATTVRVKNGKTLTTDGPFAETREQLGGFYMVEAKDLDEAISLAARIPSARHGSIEVRPIMPTPAPATIGA; from the coding sequence ATGAAATACCTGTTGTTGATCTACGGGAACGAAGGCGACTGGGCGACGATGTCCGAGGAAGAGCAGGGGAAGAGCTACCAGGAGTACATGGAGTACACCCAGGACATCTACAAGAAGGGCCAGTACATCGCCGGCGAGGCGCTCCAACCCATCGCCACGGCGACGACGGTGCGCGTCAAGAACGGCAAGACGCTCACGACCGACGGCCCGTTCGCCGAAACGCGCGAGCAGCTCGGCGGGTTCTATATGGTTGAGGCCAAGGACCTGGACGAAGCGATCAGCCTCGCCGCACGGATTCCCAGCGCGCGCCACGGCTCGATCGAAGTCCGCCCGATCATGCCCACCCCCGCGCCCGCGACGATCGGAGCCTAG
- a CDS encoding RNA polymerase sigma factor, translating into MDLTALFRDERPKALATLIRLVGDFDLAEDTLQEAFALAVERWPAEGVPREPMAWLVSTARHKAIDRLRRAASLREKRHLLVQDEAAPPVLDEEPLTDDLLRLIFTCCHPALAEEAQIALTLKTLCGLTVEEIARAFLVPAATMAQRLVRAKAKIREARIPYVVPADDGLGERVSGVLRVLYLVFTEGYAPTAGDAALRRDLSIEAIRLARLVRDLLPRQPEAGALVALLLLQNSRRDARFDAAGDLVTLEEQDRGKWDRDEIIEGVALAERALREGGAGFYALQAAIAALHAQSPRADATDWRQIAILYSLLLRAHPSPVIRLNHAAAVAMADGPERGLALIDGIERDGALDGFHLLHAAKADLLRRLGRNLEAAHAYRKALDLVANVSEKRYLQRRLHEVGA; encoded by the coding sequence ATGGACCTGACCGCGCTGTTCCGCGACGAACGACCCAAGGCGCTCGCCACGCTGATCCGCCTCGTCGGCGACTTCGACCTCGCCGAAGACACCCTCCAAGAAGCGTTCGCACTAGCCGTCGAGCGCTGGCCCGCGGAGGGCGTCCCGCGCGAGCCGATGGCGTGGCTCGTCTCGACGGCGCGCCACAAGGCGATCGACCGCCTGCGGCGCGCGGCGTCGCTACGAGAGAAACGGCATCTTCTCGTTCAAGACGAAGCAGCACCACCGGTCCTCGACGAGGAGCCGCTCACGGACGACCTCCTCCGCCTCATCTTCACGTGCTGCCACCCGGCGCTTGCCGAGGAAGCGCAGATCGCGCTGACGTTGAAGACGCTCTGCGGCCTCACCGTCGAAGAGATCGCGCGCGCGTTCCTCGTACCGGCGGCGACGATGGCGCAACGCCTCGTGCGAGCGAAGGCGAAGATTCGAGAAGCTCGGATTCCCTACGTCGTCCCTGCTGACGACGGTTTGGGCGAACGCGTCAGCGGCGTGCTGCGCGTCCTTTACCTTGTTTTCACCGAAGGATACGCGCCGACCGCGGGCGATGCGGCGCTCCGCCGCGACCTCTCGATCGAGGCGATTCGTCTCGCGCGCCTCGTTCGCGACCTGCTGCCCCGGCAGCCCGAGGCAGGGGCGCTCGTTGCGCTCCTTCTTCTTCAGAACTCACGCCGTGACGCCCGCTTCGACGCCGCCGGCGACCTCGTCACGCTCGAGGAGCAGGACCGCGGGAAATGGGACCGCGACGAGATCATCGAAGGCGTTGCGCTCGCCGAGCGCGCTCTCCGCGAAGGCGGCGCCGGCTTCTACGCGCTCCAGGCGGCGATCGCGGCACTCCATGCCCAGTCGCCGCGGGCGGATGCCACCGACTGGCGACAGATCGCGATCCTTTACTCGTTGCTCCTTCGTGCGCACCCGTCGCCGGTGATTCGCCTCAATCACGCCGCCGCCGTCGCGATGGCCGACGGACCCGAGCGCGGCCTCGCGCTCATCGACGGGATCGAGCGCGACGGCGCACTCGACGGATTCCATCTGCTCCACGCGGCGAAGGCGGATCTGTTGAGGAGGTTGGGACGAAACCTCGAGGCGGCCCATGCGTATCGCAAGGCTCTCGATCTCGTCGCCAACGTGAGCGAGAAACGGTACTTGCAGCGCCGGCTGCACGAAGTCGGCGCATGA
- a CDS encoding glutathione S-transferase family protein codes for MLLYDSAISGNCYKVRLLLAHLGLHYERRELSVHDRSNRPEVLGGKNPSLRVPTIVLDDGRPLGESNAILWYFAEGTRYVPTDRYERAQVLQWQFFEQYDHEPHIAVARNWLHYRGKEVDPVALGEKHKGGYKALDAMERHLAGRSFLVGDGYTLADISLYAYTHVAGEGDFNLDRYPAIRQWLARVKAQPGHVTIDA; via the coding sequence ATGCTCCTCTACGACAGCGCCATCTCCGGCAACTGCTACAAGGTCCGCCTCCTTCTCGCGCACCTCGGGCTGCATTACGAGCGACGCGAGCTCTCGGTGCACGACCGGTCCAACCGGCCCGAGGTGCTCGGCGGCAAGAACCCGTCGCTGCGCGTGCCGACGATCGTGCTCGACGATGGTCGTCCCCTCGGCGAATCGAACGCGATCCTCTGGTACTTTGCCGAAGGGACGAGGTACGTGCCCACCGACCGGTACGAGCGGGCTCAGGTCCTCCAGTGGCAATTCTTCGAGCAATACGATCACGAGCCGCACATCGCGGTGGCGAGGAACTGGCTGCACTACCGCGGCAAGGAAGTCGATCCGGTTGCGCTCGGCGAGAAGCACAAGGGCGGTTACAAGGCGCTGGATGCGATGGAGCGCCATCTCGCCGGGCGATCGTTCCTCGTGGGGGACGGCTATACGCTCGCGGACATCTCTCTCTACGCGTACACGCACGTCGCCGGCGAAGGCGACTTCAACCTCGATCGGTACCCGGCCATTCGTCAGTGGCTCGCGCGCGTCAAGGCGCAGCCGGGACACGTCACGATCGACGCGTAG
- a CDS encoding M28 family peptidase — protein MSASGLDGGQILRDARAIAFPRYPGTDGCRRAQAIVSGWFRSAGLAVSEEPFRYDIRPALRAIRIVAATGGSLLAAAGLLAPRSPGCALGLAAAALAVAGTVVVWSPWAERLYRGEGPTETVNVMGRRKPEAPRLTLIAMAHYDSKSQNLSFPWRNGPVLLALVATTAMLVLLVADLALARTIGGRFAVPALGLVATACLFVLSTLTSGNESPGGVDNAGSVAIVTALARTLPRLVPDDVDLIFLTPSAEEDHMIGAMRWLDRHLPTLADRPVYALNFDGAGAPGRLVLLTSYGIFHRFAPEIARTTLDAAGRLGLNPRQIWLPPAVGIDAIPFHHRGVACLTFSSGALGAATMSVHSRHDVADHLDPHTLAACARLASEAAVALCRR, from the coding sequence GTGAGCGCTTCGGGTCTCGACGGCGGGCAAATTCTCAGGGACGCGCGTGCCATCGCCTTCCCACGTTACCCGGGGACCGACGGCTGCCGCCGCGCCCAGGCGATCGTTTCCGGGTGGTTCCGGAGCGCCGGCCTCGCGGTGAGCGAGGAGCCGTTCCGCTACGACATCCGCCCCGCGCTCCGTGCGATACGAATCGTCGCGGCGACCGGCGGATCGCTCCTCGCGGCCGCCGGCCTTCTCGCACCGCGCTCTCCCGGCTGCGCGCTCGGCCTCGCTGCGGCCGCGCTCGCGGTCGCCGGGACGGTCGTCGTCTGGTCGCCGTGGGCGGAGCGGCTCTACCGGGGCGAAGGGCCGACCGAGACCGTCAACGTGATGGGGCGAAGGAAGCCCGAAGCACCGCGGCTCACGCTGATCGCAATGGCGCACTACGACAGCAAGTCGCAAAACCTCTCGTTTCCGTGGCGGAACGGTCCGGTCCTGCTCGCCCTCGTCGCGACGACGGCGATGCTCGTCCTCCTCGTCGCCGACCTCGCGCTCGCTCGCACGATCGGCGGCCGCTTCGCAGTGCCCGCGCTCGGCCTCGTCGCCACGGCGTGCCTCTTCGTCCTCTCCACGCTGACGAGCGGCAACGAGTCGCCCGGAGGCGTCGACAACGCGGGGTCGGTCGCGATCGTGACCGCGCTCGCCCGCACGCTTCCGAGGCTCGTCCCCGACGACGTCGATCTCATTTTTCTGACACCGAGCGCCGAGGAAGACCACATGATCGGCGCGATGCGCTGGCTCGACCGGCACCTGCCCACGCTCGCGGACCGCCCCGTCTACGCTCTGAACTTCGACGGCGCGGGCGCCCCCGGCCGCCTCGTGCTCCTGACGAGCTACGGGATCTTCCACCGGTTCGCGCCGGAGATCGCGCGGACGACGCTCGACGCGGCCGGGCGTCTCGGCCTGAACCCCCGGCAGATTTGGCTGCCGCCGGCGGTCGGCATCGACGCGATCCCGTTCCACCATCGCGGCGTCGCGTGCCTCACCTTCTCGAGCGGCGCTCTCGGCGCGGCGACGATGTCGGTGCACTCGCGGCACGACGTCGCCGACCATCTCGATCCCCACACGCTCGCCGCCTGCGCTCGCCTCGCCAGCGAGGCCGCGGTCGCCCTGTGCCGCCGCTGA
- a CDS encoding ornithine cyclodeaminase family protein has protein sequence MSTLIIPQDLVPELLPMGDCVDAMAEALGALARGDAVLPLRTMVWMPDKSGLLGTMPGYLGAPKSLGIKVIAYLPGNHGTDRDSHQGAVLLFDTENGDLLAVIDASSITAIRTAAASGLATRLLAREDAGDLAILGSGVQASAHLDAMKTVRKLRRVRVFSRSIEQARNFARHHEKELGLAIEAAGSAEEAARGADLICTATASPEPVLLGDWIAEGAHINAVGACFPKARELDTRAVVKARLFVDRRESALAEAGDFLIPKAEGAIGDDHILGEIGEIAIGRLPGRRSPREITLFKSLGIAVEDLAAAHRIHDRARKLGKGLEVEFGGRRVAYE, from the coding sequence GTGAGCACGCTGATCATCCCGCAGGACCTCGTCCCCGAGCTGCTGCCGATGGGCGACTGCGTCGACGCGATGGCCGAGGCGCTCGGCGCCCTCGCGCGCGGCGACGCGGTCTTGCCGTTGCGCACCATGGTCTGGATGCCGGACAAGAGCGGCCTGCTCGGCACGATGCCCGGATACCTGGGCGCACCGAAGTCGCTCGGCATCAAGGTCATCGCGTACCTTCCCGGCAACCACGGAACCGACCGCGACTCGCACCAGGGTGCGGTGCTCCTGTTCGACACCGAGAACGGCGACCTCCTCGCCGTCATCGACGCCAGCTCGATCACCGCGATCCGGACCGCCGCGGCGTCGGGGTTGGCGACGCGCCTCCTGGCGCGGGAAGACGCCGGTGACCTCGCGATCCTGGGCTCGGGTGTCCAGGCGAGCGCCCACTTGGACGCGATGAAGACCGTCCGCAAGCTCCGCCGCGTGCGGGTCTTCAGCCGATCGATCGAGCAGGCGCGGAACTTCGCCCGCCATCACGAGAAGGAGCTGGGACTCGCCATCGAGGCCGCCGGGTCGGCCGAGGAGGCGGCGCGCGGCGCGGACCTCATCTGCACCGCAACCGCGTCGCCCGAGCCCGTCCTCCTCGGCGACTGGATCGCCGAAGGCGCCCACATCAACGCGGTCGGCGCGTGCTTTCCGAAGGCGCGCGAGCTCGACACGCGAGCGGTCGTGAAGGCGCGCCTGTTCGTCGACCGCCGCGAATCGGCGCTGGCCGAGGCCGGCGACTTTCTGATCCCGAAGGCCGAGGGCGCGATCGGCGACGACCACATCCTGGGCGAGATCGGAGAGATCGCGATCGGGCGCCTCCCCGGCCGCCGGTCGCCCCGGGAGATCACCCTCTTCAAGTCGCTGGGGATCGCCGTCGAGGACCTCGCCGCCGCTCACCGGATTCACGACCGCGCGAGAAAGCTGGGAAAGGGCCTCGAGGTCGAGTTCGGCGGCCGGCGCGTGGCCTACGAATGA
- a CDS encoding ankyrin repeat domain-containing protein yields MTAEEFIEACKDGRLDVVRTALDAGMDANASVPYDDGERQVPIPALYFAAVGNHLDVVRLLLDRGANPNDGESVFHAAELNLRDCLELLVARGADISNACAAYGNTPLYFLSGYHPTVPNAPTVALGMRWLLEHGADPNVTSGKDRATPLQQCAQNGWTEVVSMLLEHGADPAQKRADGRTAYALAVRGGHREVAALLPASELHPVDELIGACSRGDETAARAVLAKHTGIIASFTHADRHTVSQTASSGNAAAIRTMKAVGFDLAWESTWAGTALHHAAWHGNVAMTRLLIELGAPINVRDRRFGSSPLGWAAHGSKNCRAADEDYLAIVRALLDAGADRASSINRWNEPADKLGSEKVDAFLEAWWRC; encoded by the coding sequence ATGACCGCCGAAGAGTTCATCGAGGCCTGCAAGGACGGCCGACTCGACGTCGTCCGAACGGCGCTCGACGCCGGGATGGACGCGAACGCCTCCGTCCCGTACGACGACGGCGAGCGCCAGGTTCCGATTCCCGCGCTCTACTTCGCCGCGGTCGGCAATCATCTCGACGTCGTCCGCCTCCTCCTCGATCGCGGCGCAAACCCGAACGACGGCGAGTCGGTCTTTCATGCCGCCGAGCTGAACCTGCGCGATTGCCTCGAGCTTCTCGTCGCCCGCGGCGCGGACATCTCGAACGCTTGCGCCGCCTACGGGAACACGCCTCTCTACTTTCTCTCCGGCTATCACCCGACGGTGCCGAACGCCCCGACGGTGGCGCTCGGCATGCGCTGGCTTCTCGAGCACGGCGCCGATCCGAACGTGACGAGCGGCAAGGACCGCGCGACCCCCCTCCAGCAGTGCGCGCAGAACGGTTGGACCGAGGTCGTCTCGATGCTCCTCGAGCACGGCGCCGACCCCGCGCAGAAGCGAGCCGACGGCCGTACCGCGTACGCGCTTGCCGTACGCGGCGGGCATCGAGAAGTTGCCGCGCTGCTACCCGCAAGCGAGCTTCACCCTGTCGACGAGCTGATCGGCGCCTGCTCGCGAGGCGACGAAACCGCGGCGCGGGCGGTCCTCGCAAAGCATACCGGCATCATCGCGTCGTTCACCCACGCCGATCGCCACACCGTGTCTCAGACTGCCAGCAGCGGCAATGCCGCGGCGATCCGCACGATGAAGGCCGTCGGCTTCGACCTCGCGTGGGAGAGCACCTGGGCCGGCACCGCGCTTCACCACGCCGCGTGGCACGGCAACGTCGCGATGACACGACTCTTGATCGAGCTGGGCGCACCGATCAACGTGCGCGATCGCCGCTTCGGAAGCTCACCGCTCGGTTGGGCGGCGCATGGGTCCAAGAACTGTCGCGCTGCCGACGAGGACTACCTCGCGATTGTCCGCGCACTTCTCGACGCGGGCGCCGACCGCGCTTCGTCGATCAATCGGTGGAACGAGCCGGCGGACAAACTCGGAAGCGAGAAGGTCGACGCGTTCTTGGAGGCGTGGTGGAGATGCTAG